A genome region from Pseudomonas sp. S06B 330 includes the following:
- a CDS encoding chemotaxis protein CheA, translating into MSFGADEEILQDFLVEAGEILEQLSEQLVELESRPDDADLLNAIFRGFHTVKGGAGFLQLNELVECCHIAENVFDILRKGERRVDAELMDVVLEALDTVNSMFGQVRERSDITPATPELLAALSRLAEPAAAEPAPAPEPVQEQAPEADITDTEFEQLLDSLNAVKAEAEAQVQAPAEASDEITDAEFESLLDQLHGKGQFAPDSVSAPAPVAPVAPAAGDEITDDEFEALLDQLHGKGNFAVDALPAADVVQAAPAASGDHISEHEFEALLDELHGKGKFAPDSVATAAAPAAAVAAKPAPAPAPVVAKPAAAPAKAAAPARQAAAPAEKHPASETETTVRVDTARLDEIMNMVGELVLVRNRLVRLGLNSGDEAMSKAVSNLDVVTADLQTAVMKTRMQPIKKVFGRFPRLVRDLARQLKKEINLELVGEETDLDKNLVEALADPLVHLVRNAVDHGIETPQEREATGKSRSGKVVLSAEQEGDHILLSISDDGKGMDADVLRAIAVKRGVMDKDAADRLSESECYNLIFAPGFSTKTEISDVSGRGVGMDVVKTKISQLNGSINIYSTKGLGSKIVIKVPLTLAIMPTLMVMLGNQAFAFPLVNVNEIFHLDLSRTNVVDGQEVVIVRDKALPLFYLKRWLVSSAAHEEQREGHVVILSVGTQRIGFVVDQLVGQEEVVIKPLGKMLQGTPGMSGATITGDGRIALILDVPSMLKRYAARRI; encoded by the coding sequence ATGAGCTTCGGCGCCGATGAAGAAATCCTTCAGGATTTTCTGGTAGAAGCCGGCGAGATTCTTGAGCAACTGTCCGAGCAACTGGTCGAGCTGGAAAGCCGTCCGGATGATGCCGATCTGCTCAATGCGATCTTTCGCGGTTTTCACACTGTAAAAGGGGGCGCCGGCTTCCTCCAGCTCAACGAGCTGGTGGAGTGCTGCCACATCGCCGAAAACGTCTTCGACATCCTGCGCAAGGGTGAGCGGCGCGTTGATGCCGAGCTGATGGACGTGGTCCTGGAAGCACTGGACACGGTCAACAGCATGTTCGGCCAGGTGCGCGAACGCAGTGATATCACCCCGGCCACGCCTGAGCTGCTGGCAGCCTTGTCGCGTCTGGCTGAGCCTGCGGCTGCCGAACCGGCCCCCGCGCCTGAGCCGGTGCAGGAACAGGCGCCTGAGGCAGACATTACCGACACCGAATTCGAGCAACTGCTTGACTCGCTCAATGCGGTCAAGGCCGAAGCTGAAGCACAGGTGCAAGCTCCCGCCGAGGCCAGCGACGAAATCACTGACGCTGAATTCGAATCGCTGCTTGATCAGTTGCACGGTAAAGGTCAGTTCGCCCCCGACAGCGTCAGTGCTCCCGCGCCCGTGGCACCCGTGGCACCAGCTGCTGGTGACGAAATCACGGATGATGAGTTCGAGGCACTGCTCGATCAGTTGCATGGCAAGGGCAACTTTGCCGTTGATGCGTTGCCGGCTGCAGACGTGGTGCAAGCGGCACCTGCTGCTTCAGGCGATCACATCTCTGAGCATGAATTTGAAGCGCTGCTCGATGAGCTGCATGGCAAGGGCAAATTCGCCCCGGACAGCGTGGCCACTGCCGCCGCTCCAGCCGCTGCAGTCGCCGCCAAGCCCGCACCTGCTCCGGCGCCTGTGGTGGCCAAGCCTGCGGCTGCTCCGGCCAAGGCTGCAGCACCTGCGCGTCAGGCTGCTGCGCCTGCAGAAAAACACCCGGCCAGCGAAACGGAAACCACCGTGCGCGTCGATACCGCACGCCTGGACGAGATCATGAACATGGTCGGCGAGCTGGTGCTGGTGCGTAACCGCCTGGTCCGCCTGGGCCTGAACAGTGGCGACGAAGCCATGTCCAAGGCGGTGTCGAACCTCGACGTGGTCACCGCCGATCTGCAGACCGCGGTGATGAAAACCCGCATGCAGCCGATCAAGAAAGTCTTCGGGCGTTTCCCTCGGTTGGTTCGCGACTTGGCTCGGCAGTTGAAGAAAGAAATCAACCTGGAGCTGGTCGGCGAAGAAACCGACCTCGACAAGAACCTCGTTGAGGCCCTGGCTGACCCGTTGGTGCACTTGGTGCGTAACGCTGTCGACCACGGCATTGAAACCCCGCAAGAGCGCGAAGCGACGGGCAAGTCCCGCAGCGGTAAGGTAGTACTGTCGGCCGAGCAGGAGGGTGATCACATCCTGCTGTCGATTTCTGATGATGGGAAGGGGATGGACGCCGATGTCCTGCGCGCCATCGCGGTCAAGCGCGGGGTGATGGACAAGGACGCTGCCGACCGTCTGAGCGAAAGTGAATGCTACAACCTGATCTTCGCCCCGGGTTTCTCGACCAAAACCGAGATCTCCGACGTCTCTGGGCGTGGCGTGGGCATGGACGTGGTGAAAACCAAGATTTCCCAGCTCAATGGCTCGATCAATATCTATTCGACCAAGGGCCTGGGGTCGAAGATCGTCATCAAGGTGCCGTTGACCCTGGCGATCATGCCGACGCTTATGGTCATGCTCGGCAATCAGGCGTTTGCCTTCCCGCTGGTCAACGTCAACGAGATCTTCCACCTGGACCTGTCGCGCACCAATGTCGTCGACGGTCAGGAGGTGGTCATCGTTCGCGATAAAGCCTTGCCGCTGTTCTACCTCAAACGCTGGCTGGTCAGTTCCGCCGCTCATGAAGAGCAGCGCGAAGGCCACGTGGTGATCCTTTCGGTCGGCACCCAACGCATCGGCTTTGTCGTCGATCAACTGGTGGGTCAGGAAGAAGTGGTCATCAAGCCGCTGGGCAAGATGCTCCAGGGCACGCCAGGCATGTCGGGCGCCACCATTACCGGTGACGGGCGCATCGCGCTGATCCTCGACGTACCGAGCATGCTCAAGCGTTACGCCGCCCGGCGTATTTGA
- a CDS encoding protein phosphatase CheZ — translation MEQTHSSLDGFESTLKKHAHELVDSLERGKFGDAVQLIHQLNQTRDRGLYQEVGKLTRELHSAIVSFQIDPQMPQAEEVSQITDATERLSYVVKLTEGAANRTMDLVEASTPVLNELSDEAQALSVDWQRFMRREVAAPEFRELAKRVDSFLTRSEEGNRKVAGHLNDILLAQDYQDLTGQVIKRVTALVTEVESNLLKLVLMASQVDRFAGIEHDHQQLRAEKDQEKHPTRGEGPQIHADKREDVVSGQDDVDDLLSSLGF, via the coding sequence ATGGAGCAAACACATTCATCGTTGGACGGCTTCGAGTCAACACTGAAGAAGCATGCCCACGAACTGGTCGACAGTCTCGAGCGGGGCAAATTCGGCGACGCAGTGCAACTGATCCATCAGCTGAACCAGACCCGTGACCGTGGCCTGTACCAGGAAGTGGGTAAGCTCACGCGTGAGTTGCACAGTGCGATCGTCAGCTTCCAGATCGATCCGCAAATGCCTCAGGCCGAAGAGGTCTCACAGATCACTGACGCCACCGAACGCCTGTCCTATGTGGTCAAGCTGACGGAAGGGGCGGCCAACCGGACTATGGATCTGGTTGAAGCCAGCACACCGGTACTCAATGAGCTGAGCGACGAAGCTCAGGCACTGAGCGTCGATTGGCAGCGCTTCATGCGCCGCGAAGTGGCCGCGCCGGAGTTTCGCGAACTGGCCAAACGCGTCGACAGTTTTCTCACGCGCAGCGAGGAAGGCAACCGCAAGGTCGCCGGCCACCTCAATGATATTTTGCTGGCTCAGGACTATCAGGACCTGACCGGTCAGGTGATCAAACGTGTTACGGCACTGGTCACCGAAGTAGAAAGCAATCTGCTCAAGCTCGTGCTGATGGCCAGTCAAGTCGACCGTTTTGCCGGTATCGAACATGACCACCAGCAGTTGCGCGCTGAAAAAGATCAAGAAAAACATCCAACTCGGGGTGAAGGTCCGCAGATTCATGCCGATAAGCGTGAAGACGTTGTGTCCGGTCAGGACGATGTCGACGATCTGCTGTCCAGTCTGGGTTTTTAG
- a CDS encoding chemotaxis response regulator CheY, giving the protein MKILIVDDFSTMRRIIKNLLRDLGFTNTQEADDGNTALPMLESGHFDFLVTDWNMPGMSGIDLLRKVRADERLKHLPVLMVTAEAKREQIIEAAQAGVNGYVVKPFTAQVLKEKIEKIFERVNS; this is encoded by the coding sequence ATGAAAATCCTCATCGTCGACGATTTTTCGACGATGCGGCGGATCATCAAGAACTTGCTGCGTGACCTGGGCTTCACTAATACCCAGGAGGCTGACGACGGCAACACCGCACTGCCAATGCTCGAAAGCGGCCATTTCGACTTTCTCGTGACCGACTGGAACATGCCTGGCATGTCCGGTATCGACCTGCTGCGCAAAGTACGTGCTGACGAGCGTCTCAAGCACCTGCCGGTGTTGATGGTGACGGCTGAAGCCAAGCGTGAACAGATCATTGAAGCAGCCCAGGCCGGGGTTAACGGCTATGTGGTCAAGCCGTTCACGGCGCAAGTGCTGAAAGAAAAGATCGAGAAGATCTTCGAGCGCGTCAATAGCTAA
- the fliA gene encoding RNA polymerase sigma factor FliA, translated as MNASGYRMYSKASRDGQYELIERYAPLVKRIAYHLLARLPASVQVEDLIQAGMIGLLEVANKYDASKGASFETYAGIRIRGAMLDEVRKGDWAPRSVHRNTRMVSDAIRAIEAKTGRDAKDHEVAAELQLSLDDYYGILNDTLGSRLFSFDDLLQDGEHEGLHEDGASAQLEPSRDLEDERFQAALADAIANLPERERLVLALYYDEELNLKEIGEVLGVSESRVSQLHSQCAARLRSRLGEWRAR; from the coding sequence ATGAACGCCAGCGGTTATCGGATGTACAGCAAGGCTTCTCGCGATGGTCAGTACGAGTTGATCGAGCGCTATGCGCCGCTGGTCAAACGTATCGCCTATCACTTGCTGGCGCGTTTGCCGGCCAGTGTGCAGGTGGAAGACCTGATCCAGGCCGGCATGATCGGCCTGCTCGAAGTTGCCAACAAGTACGACGCGAGCAAGGGTGCCAGTTTCGAGACCTACGCCGGTATCCGGATCCGCGGGGCAATGCTTGACGAAGTACGCAAAGGGGACTGGGCACCACGTTCGGTTCACCGCAATACCCGCATGGTCAGTGACGCGATTCGGGCAATTGAAGCAAAAACCGGCCGTGACGCTAAAGATCACGAGGTTGCTGCCGAACTCCAATTGAGTCTCGATGATTACTACGGGATTTTGAATGACACCCTGGGCAGCCGCCTGTTCAGTTTCGACGACCTGTTGCAGGACGGCGAACATGAAGGCCTGCACGAGGATGGCGCCAGTGCCCAGCTCGAGCCTTCGCGCGACCTGGAAGACGAGCGTTTTCAGGCAGCCCTGGCCGATGCCATCGCCAACCTGCCCGAACGTGAGCGCCTGGTATTGGCGCTGTACTACGACGAAGAGCTGAACCTCAAGGAAATCGGTGAGGTGCTGGGTGTCAGCGAGTCGCGTGTCAGCCAGTTGCATAGCCAGTGCGCGGCGCGTTTGCGCAGTCGCCTGGGGGAATGGCGGGCGCGTTGA
- the fleN gene encoding flagellar synthesis regulator FleN, with product MGSMHPVQVIAVTGGKGGVGKTNVSVNLSLALAELGRRVMLLDADLGLANVDVLLGLTPKRTLADVIEGRCELRDVLLQGPGGVRIVPAASGTQSMVHLAPAQHAGLIQAFSEIGDNLDVLVIDTAAGIGDSVVSFVRAAQEVLLVVCDEPTSITDAYALIKLLNRDYGMNRFRVLANMAQSPQEGRNLFAKLTKVTDRFLDVALQYVGAVPYDECVRKAVQKQRAVYEAFPRSKCALAFKAIAQKVDTWPLPANPRGHLEFFVERLVQPTSAGPVL from the coding sequence ATGGGTAGCATGCATCCCGTACAGGTGATCGCCGTAACTGGCGGCAAAGGTGGCGTCGGCAAGACCAATGTGTCGGTGAACCTGTCATTGGCGCTGGCAGAGCTTGGCCGTCGGGTCATGCTGCTGGACGCCGACCTGGGCCTGGCCAATGTCGACGTATTGCTCGGCCTGACGCCCAAGCGCACCCTGGCTGACGTCATTGAGGGGCGCTGCGAGCTGCGCGATGTGCTGCTGCAGGGGCCGGGCGGGGTGCGCATTGTGCCTGCCGCGTCCGGCACGCAGAGCATGGTGCATCTGGCGCCTGCTCAACACGCAGGCTTGATCCAGGCATTCAGCGAAATTGGTGACAACCTCGATGTGCTGGTGATCGATACCGCTGCCGGTATCGGTGACTCGGTCGTCAGTTTTGTCCGCGCCGCCCAGGAGGTGTTGCTGGTGGTGTGCGATGAGCCCACCTCGATCACCGACGCTTACGCCCTGATCAAACTGCTCAACCGTGACTACGGCATGAACCGCTTCCGGGTCCTGGCCAACATGGCGCAAAGCCCTCAGGAAGGGCGCAACCTGTTCGCCAAGTTGACCAAGGTCACAGATCGCTTCCTGGACGTGGCCCTACAATACGTTGGCGCCGTGCCTTACGACGAATGTGTGCGCAAGGCAGTGCAGAAGCAACGAGCAGTCTATGAAGCCTTTCCGCGTTCCAAGTGCGCGCTGGCGTTCAAGGCCATTGCTCAGAAGGTCGATACCTGGCCGTTGCCTGCCAACCCGCGGGGTCATCTGGAGTTTTTTGTCGAGCGCCTGGTGCAGCCGACGAGTGCAGGTCCGGTGCTATGA
- the flhF gene encoding flagellar biosynthesis protein FlhF, with the protein MQVKRFFAADMRQAMKLVRDELGADAAIIGNRRIAGGVELTAALDYKLSALAPRVPNVELEDELRKTQSRIVTAQAELSSRSESEDGNRQLFAGLPLTASEPLVETPVEAPVTPAPAAAPVDPRLFDAMRSELTGLRELLEVQLGSLAWSQLQGNQPQKANLWRRLQRIGLSGPLAHELLEQISGIEEPRHAWRMLLAHLARRIDVPEVEPIEEGGVIAMVGPAGMGKTTTLAKLAARYVLKYGAQNLALVSMDSFRIGAQEQLKTLGRILNVSVTHVDPGQSLAQALEPLLRKRVVLIDTAGLQASDPALRMQLETLAGRGIASKNYLVLATTSQKQVLTAAYHSYKRCGLAGCILTKLDETASLGEVLSLAISHELPVAYLTDGPRIPDDLHLPRRHQLVSRAVSVQMQDEPSEEAMADMFADLYHSPGKRVG; encoded by the coding sequence ATGCAAGTTAAGCGTTTTTTCGCCGCCGATATGCGTCAGGCCATGAAGCTGGTTCGAGATGAGCTGGGGGCTGATGCCGCCATCATCGGCAACCGACGGATTGCTGGCGGTGTCGAGCTGACGGCGGCGCTGGACTACAAGCTGTCCGCCCTGGCGCCACGGGTTCCGAATGTCGAGCTCGAAGATGAATTGCGCAAGACCCAGTCGCGCATCGTCACCGCCCAGGCCGAGCTCAGCAGTCGCAGCGAAAGTGAAGACGGTAACCGCCAACTGTTTGCCGGTTTGCCGCTGACCGCCTCGGAGCCGCTGGTCGAGACGCCTGTCGAGGCACCCGTCACGCCGGCCCCGGCCGCCGCGCCGGTGGACCCGCGCCTGTTCGATGCCATGCGCTCGGAGCTTACCGGGCTGCGCGAACTGCTTGAAGTCCAGCTCGGCTCGTTGGCCTGGAGCCAGTTGCAGGGCAATCAACCACAGAAGGCCAACCTTTGGCGGCGCCTGCAGCGTATTGGTCTGTCCGGCCCGCTGGCGCATGAGCTGCTGGAGCAGATCAGCGGCATCGAAGAGCCGCGTCATGCCTGGCGCATGCTGTTGGCGCACCTGGCACGCAGAATTGATGTGCCGGAAGTCGAACCGATCGAGGAAGGCGGTGTCATTGCCATGGTCGGTCCGGCCGGCATGGGCAAGACCACCACCCTGGCCAAATTGGCGGCGCGTTATGTGCTCAAGTACGGCGCGCAGAACCTGGCGCTGGTGAGCATGGACAGTTTCCGTATCGGTGCCCAGGAGCAGCTCAAGACCTTGGGGCGGATCCTCAATGTGTCGGTTACTCATGTGGATCCGGGGCAGTCGCTGGCCCAGGCCCTTGAGCCGTTGCTGCGCAAGCGCGTGGTCCTGATCGATACCGCCGGCCTGCAGGCCAGTGATCCAGCCCTGCGCATGCAGCTGGAGACCCTTGCCGGACGCGGTATTGCGTCTAAAAATTATCTGGTGCTGGCAACCACCAGCCAGAAGCAGGTGCTCACCGCCGCCTATCACAGCTACAAGCGCTGCGGGCTGGCCGGGTGCATCCTGACCAAGCTTGATGAAACGGCCAGCCTCGGTGAAGTCCTGAGCCTGGCCATCAGTCACGAATTGCCAGTGGCCTATCTTACCGATGGGCCGCGCATTCCTGACGATTTGCACCTGCCGCGCCGCCACCAATTGGTCAGTCGCGCGGTCAGTGTGCAGATGCAGGACGAGCCCAGCGAAGAGGCGATGGCCGATATGTTCGCTGATCTCTACCACAGTCCCGGCAAGCGTGTCGGCTGA